The window aaaaaagaagatggactgttatttatataaatgcATTACGTATTTGTGTAAGTGTAATGAATAATTCACCGTTTAACTAATCAGAGTTACTCATATCATTTTACAGTTTCCACTGTTACATAAAAATTGGCTTTTGAGCAAGAATAAAACAAATAGGGTagttttgtcttgtttgtttaaggaataaaagagagagatcacTATTAACATTTaactctgtttgttttttttttatccatggTCCAGCACAAACCTATGAAGCCTATGACTGAGATGGAATCTGCCATTGATTTTCTTTAACTTATATTATAACTTATGTACTGTTTGATTCTATTAACAAAAGGCAAATGAGTCGGTATCAATAACAGAAGGCAAATAAGTCCTAAATAAGAATTTAAGAGCATTGTCGGACTATGCCAAAACAGTATCAAGCAATTAATTCCTTCTCTGTAATCGGAAAATGATCTGACGCACAAACTCTATCCCGACCAAATTGATGAACATCATCTGCTTGCTTGGcctctttctttatatatatgattagtatgagtatatatgatattaaaaaaatatgaatattcatatctatatatacatttttcaagtacatttagcaaataaatcctaaagTTGCCACCTATTTACAAAACTGCCattgtattaaatattaaatattaatttggtaattaagttaaaaaatatcaagattccgattttaaaaaacaaaatttccctTTAACCAATTTTCCAAAAATCTGCCTAATAAATAATCCATTAATTGCTAAAAAATCAGCCTAAATATTCGATCTCAAAACATTAATTTCGAATTATTTTCCTTCTATAATAGTGTATATGTTaacaatcaaattaaagaaacaaatttaaataccAAAAGATATCATATTCCTACCATATTCCTTAAAAACAGATTACAGTTATTTACTCCCTAATTAGTTACTAaatcagagttttttttttgcttgcttgGAAAGGTTTGTTTCCTCAACATAATGTTCACCCTATAAATACTATACACCGAAACCTTGATTATATATCAGCAATCATAATTACATAACCCTTAAAAACCCTTAAACACTTTTTCATTCTTGATTTTTAGATCTGTCTCCAAATCTTGGAaatctttataagaaaaaagataatgatGGAGAAACAATTGAGTggttattatacttttttttggttaaagagcACTATCAAGATTTTGTAATATCATATACTTGgaattttaaatatagttattctttttttgtgatGGTTTTCATTTTAGTTCTCacatttaagattttcttaTACAGTTAagtcattaatttttattttactttatcaaaaataatattgtttattttatgtgtaATGCTTTTAGTTTCACAAATAGTTTGGTATAAAATATATCTTCGTAAACATGAAAAAgatgaatcaaaacaaaaatagagaagtcttagttttcgtttttatacttttttttgttttttcttaattcatgcAAATTATAtccaattattttatatttttttataataactataattctatattaaaaatacattttaattttttcataataagaAACATATCTAACTTAAAAAAATCAGTAATTACACTTAAAATCTTTTATGGTTATAATTTCTTAGTTTCCAAATTAGAtgatttataacaaaatatagttAATGTGATAGCTAAAATCCCGAAATTAAAGCAAAACGATAACGTGATtatgaatataattattttaagaaaattctataaaaatctaaattgtttcctataattttgttttaatgccatatcttcttataatactcaattcatattatttgtctttaattatgtatgtatattgtagtatgtatgtatatattaatgtgaTATATTGGTGAAAAACGGATCAGCAACTATtgtagtatgtatatatattaatgtgatATTTGGTAAAAATCCGAAAATATCAGgttatatagatataattattatatagaaagtaccaaaatcatgaaaatagtaatgagtcttttattttattttttatctctcatgtatcaaataatatatagattttaataaaacatttagttgtaaaagttatatttttacttgataaaaatttgaaaaattgatttgataaaaagatACTTTTAGCCTCAAATACTATTTTTACTTTAACAGTTTCGTATGATGAATTTTTGCGGactaaaaatctttgaacatgttgcgtgacCCGCCTAGCATGCCGGGTTTGGACTATataaccaacactaaaactattagtttatttcatatatactgtagatttgtaatcatagtttagaaaattaacttataaattatttagtatatgaactatataatattacacatactataacacattcttaatattcccaaaaaataaaaaaatacacataaaaatatacaacaacataccatataggcatatacctctgtttaattctagagaacaaaacaaaactaaaattttatattttatctaataacaaatttaatgtaaataagttataaactttgtaaaagtgtaaaaagaagaaaaaaaattctaaacaaaattataaattaattagacaaaagttaattaattgagaatttgaaaactaaataaattaaaaattattatttaaaatacaataatttataattgtaGTTCATATTCATAAAAAGAAGGAAGCGATAATTTAATGATCTAGATTTTATCTAATTTGAGAAGCTGCCATTTGATTTCTCTCTTATTGGATAGTGTAATTTGTGAGTTTTACTATATACGTACATGTATATCTAGAAGATATTCGTATCTAAGAACACGCCAACACCGATCCGTTAGGTGAAAAAAAAGCGAACACCCGTGTCTTCTATAGACAACTCCACAAATTATTACATTGTGAATATCAGTGTATGTAAGTATGTTTGTATTAAGATGGGAAAGAAAAGACTATACTGACAGGTCAAAGAGATCGAAGGCTTAGTCAAANNNNNNNNNNNNNNNNNNNNNNNNNNNNNNNNNNNNNNNNNNNNNNNNNNNNNNNNNNNNNNNNNNNNNNNNNNNNNNNNNNNNNNNNNNNNNNNNNNNNNNNNNNNNNNNNNNNNNNNNNNNNNNNNNNNNNNNNNNNNNNNNNNNNNNNNNNNNNNNNNNNNNNNNNNNNNNNNNNNNNNNNNNNNNNNNNNNNNNNNNNNNNNNNNNNNNNNNNNNNNNNNNNNNNNNNNNNNNNNNNNNNNNNNNNNNNNNNNNNNNNNNNNNNNNNNNNNNNNNNNNNNNNNNNNNNNNNNNNNNNNNNNNNNNNNNNNNNNNNNNNNNNNNNNNNNNNNNNNNNNNNNNNNNNNNNNNNNNNNNNNNNNNNNNNNNNNNNNNNNNNNNNNNNNNNNNNNNNNNNNNNNNNNNNNNNNNNNNNNNNNNNNNNNNNNNNNNNNNNNNNNNNNNNNNNNNNNNNNNNNNNNNNNNNNNNNNNNNNNNNNNNNNNNNNNNNNNNNNNNNNNNNNNNNNNNNNNNNNNNNNNNNNNNNNNNNNNNNNNNNNNNNNNNNNNNNNNNNNNNNNNNNNNNNNNNNNNNNNNNNNNNNNNNNNNNNNNNNNNNNNNNNNNNNNNNNNNNNNNNNNNNNNNNNNNNNNNNNNNNNNNNNNNNNNNNNNNNNNNNNNNNNNNNNNNNNNNNNNNNNNNNNNNNNNNNNNNNNNNNNNNNNNNNNNNNNNNNNNNNNNNNNNNNNNNNNNNNNNNNNNNNNNNNNNNNNNNNNNNNNNNNNNNNNNNNNNNNNNNNNNNNNNNNNNNNNNNNNNNNNNNNNNNNNNNNNNNNNNNNNNNNNNNNNNNNNNNNNNNNNNNNNNNNNNNNNNNNNNNNNNNNNNNNNNNNNNNNNNNNNNNNNNNNNNNNNNNNNNNNNNNNNNNNNNNNNNNNNNNNNNNNNNNNNNNNNNNNNNNNNNNNNNNNNNNNNNNNNNNNNNNNNNNNNNNNNNNNNNNNNNNNNNNNNNNNNNNNNNNNNNNNNNNNNNNNNNNNNNNNNNNNNNNNNNNNNNNNNNNNNNNNNNNNNNNNNNNNNNNNNNNNNNNNNNNNNNNNNNNNNNNNNNNNNNNNNNNNNNNNNNNNNNNNNNNNNNNNNNNNNNNNNNNNNNNNNNNNNNNNNNNNNNNNNNNNNNNNNNNNNNNNNNNNNNNNNNNNNNNNNNNNNNNNNNNNNNNNNNNNNNNNNNNNNNNNNNNNNNNNNNNNNNNNNNNNNNNNNNNNNNNNNNNNNNNNNNNNNNNNNNNNNNNNNNNNNNNNNNNNNNNNNNNNNNNNNNNNNNNNNNNNNNNNNNNNNNNNNNNNNNNNNNNNNNNNNNNNNNNNNNNNNNNNNNNNNNNNNNNNNNNNNNNNNNNNNNNNNNNNNNNNNNNNNNNNNNNNNNNNNNNNNNNNNNNNNNNNNNNNNNNNNNNNNNNNNNNNNNNNNNNNNNNNNNNNNNNNNNNNNNNNNNNNNNNNNNNNNNNNNNNNNNNNNNNNNNNNNNNNNNNNNNNNNNNNNNNNNNNNNNNNNNNNNNNNNNNNNNNNNNNNNNNNNNNNNNNNNNNNNNNNNNNNNNNNNNNNNNNNNNNNNNNNNNNNNNNNNNNNNNNNNNNNNNNNNNNNNNNNNNNNNNNNNNNNNNNNNNNNNNNNNNNNNNNNNNNNNNNNNNNNNNNNNNNNNNNNNNNNNNNNNNNNNNNNNNNNNNNNNNNNNNNNNNNNNNNNNNNNNNNNNNNNNNNNNNNNNNNNNNNNNNNNNNNNNNNNNNNNNNNNNNNNNNNNNNNNNNNNNNNNNNNNNNNNNNNNNNNNNNNNAGGTATTCAGTGCCAAACAAGTCAACTATCCCGACGAcaaaatgttccaaacatttacgagcAGTACTGGCATCAAGACGTATGTATTCGTCAACCGAGTCTGATGCAGTCCCATATGCTAAAAGTCGAATTGCTACAGTACATTGTTGTAGGGGTGATAGACCATTCCGGAAGGTTGCATCCCTTTTTGGcttaaaatatggaacttcttcactgagacgattcacaatacgcaagaacaaCGGCTTGTTCATTCGAAATCATCGCCGGAAGTGGTGAGCATTGTAAGTCggattatcagaaaaataatcgttccacaaacgTTCATGCCCTTCTTCTCGTTTTCTATCGATATATGCACGTGGTTTCCTTTCGACCGGAATTTCCTCTTCGACAGCTTCAAACTGGTTATTAAATTGCTCTTGAAAGTATTGGTTTAAACTATCGTTATTGGGATCATAATGGTAGTgaaaattgttggaagaagatgccataacaggattgagaaagaaaatgtctttggttagagaaagaaaatggtttGATTTGCAATAAGATGAGTAAAAGAGAGAAGgtgaacaaaagaaagaagagtgtATGATTTGGTATGTTTGATTTGATCTTGTTCTCTCCTCATATATATTGAACTTTCGgacagaagagagaagagacaaaTTGGTGTGAACTTATTTCTTGTGAACTTGGTGCATGTGAGTGTTAACTTGGTGCATGTGAACAATCGGACaaacttaataaatttcttGTGACTCTGTCTTTGTaactaaaatccaaacaaagatTAGAAATACAAGTGActttaaaactagaaaacaaaataccaaGCCCCTACAATAATCCGGTCACGGNNNNNNNNNNNNNNNNNNNNNNNNNNNNNNNNNNNNNNNNNNNNNNNNNNNNNNNNNNNNNNNNNNNNNNNNNNNNNNNNNNNNNNNNNNNNNNNNNNNNNNNNNNNNNNNNNNNNNNNNNNNNNNNNNNNNNNNNNNNNNNNNNNNNNNNNNNNNNNNNNNNNNNNNNNNNNNNNNNNNNNNNNNNNNNNNNNNNNNNNNNNNNNNNNNNNNNNNNNNNNNNNNNNNNNNNNNNNNNNNNNNNNNNNNNNNNNNNNNNNNNNNNNNNNNNNNNNNNNNNNNNNNNNNNNNNNNNNNNNNNNNNNNNNNNNNNNNNNNNNNNNNNNNNNNNNNNNNNNNNNNNNNNNNNNNNNNNNNNNNNNNNNNNNNNNNNNNNNNNNNNNNNNNNNNNNNNNNNNNNNNNNNNNNNNNNNNNNNNNNNNNNNNNNNNNNNNNNNNNNNNNNNNNNNNNNNNNNNNNNNNNNNNNNNNNNNNNNNNNNNNNNNNNNNNNNNNNNNNNNNNNNNNNNNNNNNNNNNNNNNNNNNNNNNNNNNNNNNNNNNNNNNNNNNNNNNNNNNNNNNNNNNNNNNNNNNNNNNNNNNNNNNNNNNNNNNNNNNNNNNNNNNNNNNNNNNNNNNNNNNNNNNNNNNNNNNNNNNNNNNNNNNNNNNNNNNNNNNNNNNNNNNNNNNNNNNNNNNNNNNNNNNNNNNNNNNNNNNNNNNNNNNNNNNNNNNNNNNNNNNNNNNNNNNNNNNNNNNNNNNNNNNNNNNNNNNNNNNNNNNNNNNNNNNNNNNNNNNNNNNNNNNNNNNNNNNNNNNNNNNNNNNNNNNNNNNNNNNNNNNNNNNNNNNNNNNNNNNNNNNNNNNNNNNNNNNNNNNNNNNNNNNNNNNNNNNNNNNNNNNNNNNNNNNNNNNNNNNNNNNNNNNNNNNNNNNNNNNNNNNNNNNNNNNNNNNNNNNNNNNNNNNNNNNNNNNNNNNNNNNNNNNNNNNNNNNNNNNNNNNNNNNNNNNNNNNNNNNNNNNNNNNNNNNNNNNNNNNNNNNNNNNNNNNNNNNNNNNNNNNNNNNNNNNNNNNNNNNNNNNNNNNNNNNNNNNNNNNNNNNNNNNNNNNNNNNNNNNNNNNNNNNNNNNNNNNNNNNNNNNNNNNNNNNNNNNNNNNNNNNNNNNNNNNNNNNNNNNNNNNNNNNNNNNNNNNNNNNNNNNNNNNNNNNNNNNNNNNNNNNNNNNNNNNNNNNNNNNNNNNNNNNNNNNNNNNNNNNNNNNNNNNNNNNNNNNNNNNNNNNNNNNNNNNNNNNNNNNNNNNNNNNNNNNNNNNNNNNNNNNNNNNNNNNNNNNNNNNNNNNNNNNNNNNNNNNNNNNNNNNNNNNNNNNNNNNNNNNNNNNNNNNNNNNNNNNNNNNNNNNNNNNNNNNNNNNNNNNNNNNNNNNNNNNNNNNNNNNNNNNNNNNNNNNNNNNNNNNNNNNNNNNNNNNNNNNNNNNNNNNNNNNNNNNNNNNNNNNNNNNNNNNNNNNNNNNNNNNNNNNNNNNNNNNNNNNNNNNNNNNNNNNNNNNNNNNNNNNNNNNNNNNNNNNNNNNNNNNNNNNNNNNNNNNNNNNNNNNNNNNNNNNNNNNNNNNNNNNNNNNNNNNNNNNNNNNNNNNNNNNNNNNNNNNNNNNNNNNNNNNNNNNNNNNNNNNNNNNNNNNNNNNNNNNNNNNNNNNNNNNNNNNNNNNNNNNNNNNNNNNNNNNNNNNNNNNNNNNNNNNNNNNNNNNNNNNNNNNNNNNNNNNNNNNNNNNNNNNNNNNNNNNNNNNNNNNNNNNNNNNNNNNNNNNNNNNNNNNNNNNNNNNNNNNNNNNNNNNNNNNNNNNNNNNNNNNNNNNNNNNNNNNNNNNNNNNNNNNNNNNNNNNNNNNNNNNNNNNNNNNNNNNNNNNNNNNNNNNNNNNNNNNNNNNNNNNNNNNNNNNNNNNNNNNNNNNNNNNNNNNNNNNNNNNNNNNNNNNNNNNNTTTGTGTCgttagagaattttaattctaaataaccattacctacttcagtcaaatcagaagtaaataaagGTCATTTAGTGTTTTAGATaataaaaaccagaaaattttggtttcgtTAAAGCCTACAACTTACTTTACAACTATGTCTACACTATCACAACTAAACAACCAACATAAACCATCGCAATCACCATCACAATAACTATAGTCTACACTATCACAACTAGGCAACTACAACACTCAACCATATTATACAGTAGACAAACAAATCAACCATCCCATTCCATCACAACTAAAGCAAGCAAACAATACTTTTCAAGCAAACAACTAAAGCAAGCAAACAATACTTTTCAAGCAATACTTTTCAACCATCACAACTAAAGCAAGCAAACAATACCATCACAACTAAACAAAGCAATAAGAAATACTTACCTTTTACTTTCGAGTAAGGAATGTTGTCGATGGTGGTCCGATTTAAATCGCGCTGCTTAACCTCACNNNNNNNNNNNNNNNNNNNNNNNNNNNNNNNNNNNNNNNNNNNNNNNNNNNNNNNNNNNNTCCGGTCACGGGTTCACCTTTcggaagcaaacaacaacaacagaaaatgAGACAAATTtacttgagctggatcacttcGTCCTTGAGCTGGATGACTTcgtccttgagctggatcacttggtccttgagctggatcacttggtccttgagctggatcacaaGTACCTTGAGCTGGATCATTTGGTCGTTGAGCTGGATTACTTGGTCGTTGAGCTGGTTCAGTTGAGTCTCACGGCTCGATAGACTTGTGAATCCAATCGCAGGAGCTGGTTCCAGAGGATAGTAAGAGATCTCAACCTCCTCTTCTGAATCGCTACTACCGTCTAATGGGCTGTTTATACCGTAGTCGTATAAAGAGTCCATGCCTGGTTGAACATGAAAACGAAAACACattgattaattaaacataAGACAAGTCATTACAAAAACGAGTGAAACATAAACATACTTAGAACATAAGCCGATTCATTAAAACCATATACTAGagttaaaacaaaagacaaacatacttagaacaaacataaaacaaagttAAGACAAACATTCTTAAAACAACATAAACTAGGTTCCAAACAAACCTAAACTAGAGCTAAAACAGTTCagccattagcttcttctttagagctttttcatcttcatctagcGTTTCGTTCTTGGCAATGAGAGTGTCAAGAATGGACATCTTTTGAAGTTCTTTCATGCCCTCTAAATCCTTCTTTTTGATATCCCACATGTGACTAAACTCTGTCGATGGTGCAGCCTTCTCTTTACCTTTGTTCCTTGATTTTTTCATTGCCTTTATTCCAGCAGGCCTGCTCTCGTGCTCACCCACGACAGACCCTGAAGATGGTGCAGCATCATcgacttttcttttgttagagcTGGTTGTCTTTGGAGTGGGGTTCATAGGCTCTAAATTAATCCATTTCTGTTCATAACGAAGCACATTCCAAGCATACTCcaaaccaaacttcttcttgtacagCTTAGTGTATAGTTGGTGAGCATTCTGCAGAATATCCACATCATTCATGCCACTAGATTTCTCACCCTTTGCCTCTGCGTATGCTCCACAGAACTTACTAACTTCCCTGCTGATTTTTTGCCATCGTTGTCTACAATGATCAGGGAGCCTTGGTTCACCACCACCAAGGACATGATCACTTGTTGCATAATATTCACCAATGCGCTTCCAAAAGGACCCATACGGTTGATCATTCCCAACAATTGCATCCTTCGATGTGTTTAACCAGGCGCTTATTAGGACTAAGTCATCTTGTGCGGACCATATCCTTCTCTCCCTACGCTGTTCTGCTGTCTCTTCTGTTTGACTAGGAGGTTGACTCGGCTGTGAACTAGTTTGTGAACTAAAAGAAGGGATTTGAGAGGAACCAAGGTTTACATTGGGAGCAAAGCTGTCGTATGGGAAGTTTAGAAGACTAAAGTAGGGTTGAGACTGACTATTAGGATTATTATTTGATTCCATAGCAAGCAGAGTTAAAACGGAAGAAGGTGAGGAAGAGAAGTAATGATTTAAAACGGAAGAAGGTGAGGAAGAGAAGTAGTGATTTAAAATGGAAGAAGGTGGGGAAGAGAAGTAATGATTTAAAACGAAAGAAGGTGAGATTATTGGAAATGTCTTAGAGATTGGtaagaaagaaggaaataaGATTGGTTAATATAGAGAAGTTAAGAAGATCATTAAATTCAaagtttggtgttgttagagaattttaattctaaataaccattacctacttcagtcaaatcagaagtaaataaaaGACATTTAGTGTTTTAGATAATAAAAACCACAAAAGTTTGGTTTCGTTAAAGGCTACAACTCACTTTACAACTATAGTCTACACTATCACAACTAAACAACCAACATAGACCATCGCAATCACCATCACAATAACTATAGACTACAACGACTCAACCATATTATACAATAGACTAACTAGGCAACCATCCCATACCATCACAACTAAAGCAAGCAAACAATACTTTTCAAGCAATGCCATGTAGTGACCGTAGCAAACACCATCACAATAACCAAGCAAACAATACTTTTCAAGCAATAACATATAGTCACTGGTACTTACCTTTTACTTTCGAGTAAGGAATGTTGTTGATGGTGGTCCGATTTAAATCGCCCTGCTTAACCTCACCTACATGCctcataaacaaaccaaaatcaattaatgATGATTTACAATACAACAAACGCTACAACAAATGCAAGAAGATTATCAAGAACCCTAAATCCAACGACCAAACGCAACAAACGCTACAACAAACGCAACAAACGCTacatcaaaatacaacaaacgCTACAACAAACGCAACAAACGCTACAACAAAcgcaaaaaccctaaaccctaaatcaattttcccccaaattcgaaaccctaaatcaaaacctaatcgaaaccctaaattaatttttccccaaattcgaaaccctaaatcgaaccCTAATCGAAACCCTATAATGAATCAAATTTTTCCCAAAtaagaaaccctaaattgaaacctaatcgaaaccctaaatcaatttttccccaaattcgaaaccctaaatcgaaaggAGACAGAGAAGACGACGAGACAGAGGAGATTACCTAGCCgacgagacagaggagacagagAAGACGACGAGATCTTGAGCTTGGCGACATAGAGGAGATCTCTAGATTTCGCGAgacagaggagagagaggagacGACGAGAATCGGTGGACACGAGAAAACGAGGAGACGAGGAGACGAGGAGATCGGTCGCCTCGGTGTTTCAATGGCCGGACAGAGGAGACGACGGtgagggaaaaaaaatctctcgCCGTTTCGCTTTTCTTTTTcgcgagagaagaagaagaaaattatgttcgaaagaaaagaaaaataaaacgaaagtTTTTTTTCCGAGAGTGACACGT is drawn from Camelina sativa cultivar DH55 chromosome 8, Cs, whole genome shotgun sequence and contains these coding sequences:
- the LOC104708040 gene encoding uncharacterized protein LOC104708040: MGSSSGQSGGYDLSFKILLIGDSGVGKSSLLLSFISSSVEDLAPTIGEVKQGDLNRTTINNIPYSKVKGMDSLYDYGINSPLDGSSDSEEEVEISYYPLEPAPAIGFTSLSSRETQLNQLNDQVIQLNDQMIQLKVLVIQLKDQVIQLKDQVIQLKDEVIQLKDEVIQLK